TTCCTGACCTGGACGATTCCTGCGATCATCGGCACGCTGGCCTGCGACTGGGTCGTAGAAGCAGAGGGTTTGCCACGAGTGAAGCCGATTCTCTTCTGGTCTTTTACCCTGATGCTGTTGGGCTGGGCCATCTCCTGCGGCACACGATTCTATGATGTCCCGATTTCAGAGCAACTTGCGACAGAGAAACTTGCCACTCATCCTGTCATTCCGGATGAAAGACAATGGGAAGCCAAACAGGGAGAACCGCTGTCGGCGTATCTGGCGGAGCCCCCGTTCGTCAAACCGCCGGAACAGGACCAGCGGCAGTGGAATTACTGGATGATGAGTCAGCGGGCGGGAACTCTTTCCTACCTGGTCTTTTCAGCGGGCCTTTCCCTGTTTGTCTACCTGCTGTTTCACCTGGCCTGTGATCGAGGCAACCTGCAGATCCCGCTGTTCCGCACGCTGGGTACGAATGCACTGATAGCTTATATTCTACAGGAACTGGTCGGAGAAGCCGTCAAACCGTTTACCACCAAAGATGCTGCCAACTGGTATGCCTGGGGGAGTTTTGTGCTCTTTTTCTGGGTCACATGGTTGATCGTGCGTCACTTGGAAAAGAATAAAATCCACTTACGACTCTGATCAAATTTGAGTCTGTTCTGAACACAATGTCTCAGACAAGCGTGACCTGCTTTTCGCCTTGAGCAACTTTACCCAGGATATGAGTAGGGCAATGGCTGGCGTGCAGTTTTTCCCGAACTGCTTTCGCCTGATCTGCCCTGACAATGGCGACCATACCGATTCCCATATTGAAGACGCGGAACATTTCCTCTTCATCGATATTTCCCAGTGACTGCAGCCAGCTGAATGCAGGTGGGACTTCCCAGGTCGATTTCTTGATTTCAATGCGGCGGTTGGCGGGCAGAATTCGCTCGATATTTTCAACCAGCCCGCCTCCAGTGATATGTGCCATTCCGCTGATCACAATCTGATCGGGATAGCTGCGAACGACGGAACTGATGGCAGCAGCATAAATCCGGGTGGGTTCCAGCAGGACACTGGCGACGGTTCGCTGATTCAACTCTTCGATGGGATCGTTAATCCTCAGTCCCGCCATTTCAAAGACGACCTTGCGGATCAGGCTATAGCCGTTGGAGTGAAATCCACTCGATTCCAGCCCCAGCACAACATCACCTGCCTGGATCGCATGCCCATCCAGAACCTGGTTGCGTTCAACAACGCCGACGGAGAAACCGGCCATATCAAAGTCACCATCGCCGTACAGGTCGGGCATGATCGCCGTTTCCCCACCCAGTAGAGCTGATTTCGAGAGGACACAACCTTTGCTGACCCCTTCCATAAGTTCCACCAGTCGTTCGGGATCATCCTTGCCTAACGCGATGTAATCAAGAAAGAACAAGGGTTCTGCGCCCAGGCAGAGACAGTCGTTCACGCACATGGCGACCAGATCAATGCCGATCGTATTATAAGTTTCTGCCTCGATTGCCACTTTGATTTTTGTTCCGACACCATCGGTCCCGGAAACCAGAACCGGGTCTTCATATTTTCGACCTGCGGGCCCAGGTTCGGGATTATTCAAGCGGAAGAGACCGGCAAAACCACCGGGTAGATCCATCACGCGTGCTTTTTGCGCCAGATGGGTTTTTCCCAGCAGTGGATGAATGGAAGACATTGCTTTCTGATAGAGATCCAGGTCAACACCGGCATCTTTATAGGTTGCTTTTGTCATAGTATCATCCGAATTAATAAGAGCTGAAACAGAAATTTTGTATCAGAGTTTCTGCTGATCACCAGAGAAAACTCACAGCTGACAGCATAACATTCCACCGTCGAGAAGAAAATCTTACGTATCAGTTATTTGAAACCCACAACAGGAAAAGCAGTAACAGACCTGTATCTCGATGAAACAGAAAGCTATGATCCTGACGTTCACTACCCCACCTGAAGCAGCGGCATAAGATTCCAGCGAATCTGAAACGACCTGCAACCTGCTTCCTGAAGTCCCAGAAAAACAATCCAAGGAGATGACTAGCATGAAGTTAGCGACAATCCAGACAGAGAATGGCATTCAAGTTGCCTCTGTGATTGACCAGGATAACAAGCTGACATTTTTTGATCTGTCAGCTTTTGATGAAAGCCTGCCACGATCACTAAAAGGAATTCTGGCGGTGGAAGGAGGCCTGGAGCGCGCAAAGGCAGCTGCAGAGCAGGCGCAACAGGCAGATCGACAGATTACAGGTACCTTGCTGGCACCGATTCCCTCACCAGGAAAAGTGCTCTGTATCGGTTTAAATTACCGTGACCATGCAGAGGAAACGGGCATGCCCTTCCCCGATGAACCTGTTTGCTTCAGCAAGTTCAGCAGTTCCGTGACAGGCTCAGGACAGCCAATACGGATTCCTTCTGTCGCCCGCGAAGTTGATTATGAAGCCGAACTCGTGGCGGTAATCGGAAAAACATGTCGTAACGTGACCCAGGCAGACGCACTAAACTACATCGCCGGCTACATGAACGGCCACGATGTCTCAGCGCGCGACTGGCAGATAGGACGTCCGGGCGGACAGTGGCTGCTGGGAAAAACAGCGGACACATTTGCCCCGACTGGCCCTTACCTGGTAACGGCAGATGAGATCAAAGATGCAAACAGCCTCTCCATTAAATTGACACTTAATGGAGAGGTTTTGCAGAATTCCAATACCGATAAATTTATCTTTACCATAGAACAGGTAATCGCGTTCGTGTCTCAGATATTGACACTCGAACCCGGCGATATCATCTTTACCGGTACGCCCCCCGGAGTTGGTATGGCCCGTAAACCCCCCGTATACCTTCAGCCTGAAGACCAGGCCTGCATCGAGATACAGGGGCTCGGAATGTTACACAATACCGTTGAAGCGTGGGATTGAAATGTTTGGTCTAGATTCTACTCGGAAGTAGTAACTCGAACTGCACGCAGGCCTCGATCACTCTTTTCAGTTTCAAACTCTACAGTTTGACCTTCAACCAGTTGATCGAATGTGATGCCATCCAGTGATGAGAGATGAAAAAAGATATCCTGTTGGCCATCGTTAATGAAGCCAAACCCTTTTTCAGTAATTTTTTTGATTGTTCCAGTGGCCATAAAGCCCATCCTCTAACTTAAAAGTCTCTCGACAATAAAACGGAGTTTATTGTCACTCTGTAACTGATCACCACTTTTAGCAAATTCGCTTATAAAATAGTGACACACTGAAAAAATACGCACAGCGTATTATAACGCAAAAATAATGAAATAATCAGGTTGCCCATGAATTGGACACTTATATAAATGAGATTGAAAACCACTTCAGCGTCATTCAACCTGAGATAAGTGTGACAAACCCTGAACGAATTAGCAAACTGTTATATCAAAGTTTCTTATAAAATTTTTGAGAATTCTAAAAAACTAAAACCCTAAGATTCTGCCTGAAAATGAAGGTTTGTCTGAATTTAATCTTGACCTTTTTCCCTGTTTTTGGCACCCCAATCGGCCTGTTTTTTATTAACTGCAGGATCCTGCCAATCCCTTTGCTCCCGCCAGCTTCCACTTTTAATCCAGTAGGAATAGTCAACTGAACTGAAAAAAAGCTGCCTTTCCCTGATTTCAAACTGAAATATGAGTTTAAAAGATGATTGTCGCTTGAATTCTGTAGTGTCTCATTTTTTAATGCTTTTAGACAATGTCTTTTATAGACAGTGGCCAAGTGACTCATTTTCTACAACAACTATTCGGAAAGGACAATAAAATGTCTTTCACAAAACTGAGCCGACTGTTCGTCGTGCTGGCGACTATCAGTATTTCAGCATGGGCCGTCGGATGCGGCAAACCCGCAGCTGATGCTCCTGCCCCTGCAGGCGATGCTCCTGCAACTGATGCTCCCGCAGCTGACGCTCCCGCTGAAGCTGGTTCCACAACCGGTGGTGCTGGCGCTGAAGTTCCAGAAGGCGGAGAAGAGCCTAAAAAAGAAGAATCCGGCAGCTAAGCTCGCCGAGACCAGTTCTCTGGTAACTCTTTGATTTGAAACGCCCGTTAATTCATAACGGGCGTTTTTTTGTTGATAGAGTTCACTACCCGCTACGCCTTCACTGTGACTCATTGAAATCTGTAAAGTTCGTTCGCAATAACGTGTCATTTGCCGTTTGGCAGTTTATAATCGATGAACGGTCTGCCGAGTAATCTGAATGATTCACCTGACTTACTGACCCCATTCCCAGGACTCATGGTCAACGGATCGTCTGTTGTCCTGCCTGTATTGCACGCGCCGTGATTAAGGAACACTTTCGTGAAATCTGCTTCATCCCTGATGCTCTGCTTGAGCCTGTTTTTCTGTCTCTGCCTTGGTTCCATCGTTTCTGCAGCAGAAACCAGCCCGGAAAAAAAATGGATTTCATTGTTCAATGGTAAAGACCTGGATGACTGGACGATAAAAATCCGAGGTTACGATGTGAATGAGAACTTTGGCAATACATTCCACGTTGAAGATGGCTTGCTGAAAGTTGGCTATGATCAGTACGGTGAATTTGAAAAAAAATTCGGACACCTGTTCTACAAAACTCCGTTTTCACATTACATCATTCGGGTCGAATATCGATTCACCGGAGAGCAGTCAACAGGCGGACCAGACTGGGCCTTTCGCAACAGTGGAATCATGGTCCATGGTCAGACCCCGGAAAGCATGTCGAAAGACCAGGAGTTCCCGGTTTCCATTGAAGTGCAGTTACTGGGTGGAAAGGGGACGGGAACCCGCACAACTGCCAACCTGTGTACCCCGGGCACTCACGTTGTCATGGATGATAAGCTGTTTAAACCGCACTGCGTCAACTCACATTCCAAAACCTACCATGGAGATCAATGGATCACCGTGGAAGTCGAGGTCCGCGGCAACAAAATCATCAAACACATTATCGATGGAGAAACAGTGCTCTCTTACACGAAGCCTCAACTGGACCCGGAGGATGCCAATGCCCAAAAACTGATTGAACAGGGGGCTCCTCTCATGCTCGAGAAGGGTACCATTTCGCTGCAGTCCGAAAGCCACCCGATTGAGTTTCGTAAAGTCGAACTCCTCAATCTGGAGCCATAAAGCAGGTCTGTATTGAGAATCTGTTTCAAAATATTCTGCTGTCAGCCCGCGATGGGAGAGATCTCGTTTCAATACGTAAAAATAGAGAATTTTAGACAGCATCAGTCTGGAACATGTCCTTCAATTCACGAATACTACATCCAGCGTGTCTCCAGGTTGAAGGCAGCATTACCAGAAAACAAAAAGAGAAAGCAAGACCAATGAAGGGTAGTCAGAAAATAATCGACGCATTAAACGAGGGACTCACAATCGAGTTGACAGCCATCAACCTGTATTTTATCTCATCGAAGATGTGTAAAGACTGGGGTTTTGCTAAGTTGGCCAAGCACTTTTATGATGAATCCATTGAAGAAATGAAACACGCTGACCAGGTCATCGACCGGATCCTGTACCTGGAAGGAGTGCCTGAAATTGCCCGCTACGATGTCATTCGTGTAGGCAAAACGGTAGAGGAACAGATCCAGAACAGCCTCGAACTGGAGATGAAAGGCGTGTCTACCTACAACTCGGCAATTGAACTGTGTCACGAAGAAAAAGATGCTGGCAGCCGCGAATTGATGGATCAGATGGTCGTTGAATCTGAAGAAAGCATCGACTGGTGCGAATCGCAGATGGAACTGATCAAACAGGTCGGAATCCAGAACTACCTGGCAGGACAGATCCACGAATAACAGAGCAATCCGGCGGTTTACGGACTGTTAATCAAAGGGGCTTTGGTGGTAAAGAGCAGACTAAGCTGGCTGCGCCGCACACAGGCAACGCCGTTTGGACTGGCCACAGTCATCGCATGCACCTGCCAGCAGGTCTTTAATCCGACAATGGCAGGCCGTGCAACCTTTTCCTGCACCACACCCACGGGTCACTTCATGGACCGTCTCAGCATTGCTGACTGTAATGCACTGCTGGACTTCTTCTGGTGTCACTTTCAGGCAGTGGCAGAGAAATTTTCGACGTGTGGCAACCCCAGGAACGGGGACTGCCGTTGATCGTTCAAACTGGCTCTCGGTAACGGTAGACATTTCGCGTTATACCCTGGCATCAGTCGCATCCTTTGTGACTGATGCTTTTTTTATTGAAAGCTGGTTGCGTGGTGATTACGGGATTCAATCAGGTAGGAACGGTCTTTAAAACCCCGTTTTCAGGTTTGGCCTCACTGCAAGTAGAGTATGAGACTCAGTCTCAACTAAGAATAGTATATCGGCCTTTTGAGTACTGTCAACTACTCTCAAAAAAGATTTATTGCTTATTCAGAGAGACACCCCACAACAGGCATTCGCATGTACACATAATGGCGACAAGTAACTGAAAAAAGCCACCTTTCCTCTTCTTTATAGATACAAAAAAAGGCCTGCTTTTAACGGCAGACCTGTCTTGGCGAAATATGCTTGAGGTTTTACGTTGTTTGTTTTTTGAAGGCGGTATCAGGATCCCGAAAGCGGTAACCAACACCGCGCACCGTCTCAATTAACTCTGAATGCTTATCCAGCTTCTGACGTAATGCCCGGATATGCACATCGATGGTTCGCTCCAGGACCAGAGCGTCGTCTCCCAGAGCAGCATCAATCAGTTCTGCACGAGAGAAAACACGACCAGGTTGACGAACCAGAGCTTCCAGCAGTTCAAATTCACTCCGAGTTAAAGAAATGGGGATATCATCAATCATTACACGATGCCGCCGGCGGTCGATCATCACACCTTGACTGACAATCGTATCTGATGCTTCGCCGTTACTTTCACGGCGTCTGAGCAGAGCTTTGATCCGTTCCAGCAGAATCTTGACACTGAACGGTTTGGTGACGTAATCGTCGGCTCCTAACGTGAAACCAACCACCTGGTCCGTTTCTTCGGACTTGGCCGTCAGCATCAGGATTAGAATATTACTGGTTACCGGATCCGATCGGAGCCGACGACAGACTTCCAGCCCGTCCATCTGGGGAAGCATCAGGTCCAGAATGATCAGGTCCGGTGTTTTGAGTTGCGCCTGTCGCAGACCGTCCATTCCATCAAGGGCAACCACAGCATCGTATTTCTCCTGCCGCAAATTGTATGCGAGAACTTCAGAGAGAGAACGATCATCTTCTATCACAAGAATGCGTTTCTTTGACATATCTTTTTCTTACACCACCTAAATAAAATGGAATCAGGTAGAAAATGTTTCCTTATGCCGATGGCGAACAATCTCACCCTCAGTCAGGTAGATAACATCTTCAGCAATATTAGTTGTATGGTCGGCAATACGTTCTATGTGGCGAGCTGAAGAAAAGAAATGTAATGCCGGTTTAATCAAATTGGGATCCGTCTGCATCAACTGATAAATTTCATTGATAATCTCCCGGTTGTAACCATCAACAATGTCATCACGCTTACAGACGCTGCGTGCTTTTTCTGTATCAAAATCAATGAAGGCATCAATGGCATCACGCAGCATGGAGACAGTGACTTTCGTCATCGGTTCCAGAGAAGCGGGAATTCGAAAGTTGGGATAGTGTGACAACCCAATGGTCCGTTCCGCGATATTCACAGCCAGGTCGGCAATCCGTTCCAGATCATTATTGATTTTCAACACGGTCGCCGTCTCACGTAAATCCACGGCGACCGGTTGATGTAACGCCAGAATTTTCAGACAATCTTCTTCAATCTTGACTTCACTTTCGTTGATGGCGTGTTCTTTCTCCATGACTTCATTCGCCAGATCAACCTGAACTTCGAAAAGGGCACGACTGGCCTTGGAGATCATCTCTTCAACCAGCGAAGATTGTGTGATGATCTCTCTCTCAAGTGACTCCATGTCCCGCTGTAGGTGTTTTGTCATTGGCTTATCCGAATCTGCCTGTAATATAATCTTCGGTCTGTTGTTTCTTGGGATTCGTAAACAACTCTTCAGTCGCCCCCGATTCTATCAGCAACCCCTGATAGAAAAACGCGGCCTGGTCAGAAACACGCGCGGCCTGCTGCATATTATGCGTCACAATGACGATCGTATACTGTTCTTTCAGCTCAAAAATCAAATCTTCAATCCGCGCTGTTGATGCCGGATCCAGTGCGGAAGCCGGCTCATCCATCAGCAGAATATCCGGATCATTTGCCAGAGCCCGTGCTATACACAGCCGCTGCTGCTGCCCCCCTGAAAGATTGAGGGCCGATTCACTTAAACGATCCTTCACTTCATCCCAGAGTGCAGAACGCTGCAGTGATCGTTCTACAATCTCGAATAAATCTTTTTTCTTGCGGATGCCGGCGATCTTGGGACCAAAAGAAACATTGTCAAAAATGGACTTGGGAAAGGGAGTCGACTTCTGGAATACCATTCCAATCCGTTTACGCAAAGTGACAATGTCAGTTCGAGACGAATAGATATCCTGCCCTTCCAGCAGAATCTTTCCTTCTACCCGAGTCCCTTCAATCATGTCATTCATTCGATTGAGACATCGTAAAAATGTTGATTTGCCACAACCAGATGGACCAATAAAGGCAGTCACACAGCGTTCTGGTATGGAAAGCGAAATATCGGTTAAAGCACGATTCTCCGAATAATAAAACGACAAATCACTCACACTGATTTTTTCAGTGGCCTGTGCCAATTCGTCGGCCGTCCGCATATTCTTTCCTTCCGGAATGGAAGGACGGACGATCGGGCCTTTAGAGTGATCTGAAGTCGTCTTGTCGGATGGTTGCATATTATTTTTAACCGAAGGTGTTGAAGCCATGGATTGAAAATCCTTGCTGAGACCCATTATAGATAATTTTGATCAAAACTGTGTCGATGTTTTTCTCTGTTTTTGAGGTAGCACAAAATCCATCCATATTACCAGCGAATCTTTTTCCCATATTTATGACGTACAAAAATGGCAATCGCATTCATGCTGACCAGAACCACCAGCAGAACCAGGATCCCTGCAGCAGCCAGATGATGAAATTCCTCCTGAGGCCGGGAAGTCCAGATGAAAATCTGGATGGGTAGCGCGGTAAACTCATCAGATAATTTTTCTGGAACAAAGGGCACATAAGCCAGTGCACCCACTGCAATTAAAGGTGCTGCCTCACCTAATGCACGGGACAGGGACAAGATCACTCCCGTCATGATTCCAGGCAGGGATGCTGGTAATACCTGATACCAGACAGTCTGCCAGCGAGTCGCGCCCAGGGCATATGCTGAACGTCGGATGGAATCGGGAACCGACCTTAAAGCTTCCTGCGAAGCCAGAATAATGATGGGCAATACCACCAGGGTCAGTGTCAGTGCACCGGAAAGTACGCTTCCCTTCAACTGCAGTGCCCGCACAAACAGACCGAGCCCCAGAATGCCATACACGATGGAAGGCACACCAGCCAGATTGGCAATATTCAATTGAATCAATTTGCGCCAACGACTGCGAGGTGCATACTCTTCAAGATAGAGTGCAGCCCCGACTCCCAAAGGAACAGAGAACAATGCTGTCAGACTGATTAACCAGATACTGCCCCACAAGGCAGATTTAATACCCGCTTTATGGGCAAAACGGGATGGTAGATGGTCAATG
The sequence above is a segment of the Gimesia algae genome. Coding sequences within it:
- a CDS encoding acyltransferase family protein; this translates as MTDTTTSTTAEKFNKRIVSLDQFRGYTVAGMFLVNYMGFFVVCPIVLKHHNTYCSYADTIMPHFLFAVGFAYRLTFGRRVQTDGAVSAYARVVRRLLGLVLVSLIMYRVDPIANTWEELQSLGIWGAIADPLKRNWFQTLMHIAVTSLWITPVIRARASVRVGFMIFSAVAHVILSYYFYFTWVNTSPNGIDGGPLGFLTWTIPAIIGTLACDWVVEAEGLPRVKPILFWSFTLMLLGWAISCGTRFYDVPISEQLATEKLATHPVIPDERQWEAKQGEPLSAYLAEPPFVKPPEQDQRQWNYWMMSQRAGTLSYLVFSAGLSLFVYLLFHLACDRGNLQIPLFRTLGTNALIAYILQELVGEAVKPFTTKDAANWYAWGSFVLFFWVTWLIVRHLEKNKIHLRL
- the purM gene encoding phosphoribosylformylglycinamidine cyclo-ligase, with protein sequence MTKATYKDAGVDLDLYQKAMSSIHPLLGKTHLAQKARVMDLPGGFAGLFRLNNPEPGPAGRKYEDPVLVSGTDGVGTKIKVAIEAETYNTIGIDLVAMCVNDCLCLGAEPLFFLDYIALGKDDPERLVELMEGVSKGCVLSKSALLGGETAIMPDLYGDGDFDMAGFSVGVVERNQVLDGHAIQAGDVVLGLESSGFHSNGYSLIRKVVFEMAGLRINDPIEELNQRTVASVLLEPTRIYAAAISSVVRSYPDQIVISGMAHITGGGLVENIERILPANRRIEIKKSTWEVPPAFSWLQSLGNIDEEEMFRVFNMGIGMVAIVRADQAKAVREKLHASHCPTHILGKVAQGEKQVTLV
- a CDS encoding fumarylacetoacetate hydrolase family protein, yielding MKLATIQTENGIQVASVIDQDNKLTFFDLSAFDESLPRSLKGILAVEGGLERAKAAAEQAQQADRQITGTLLAPIPSPGKVLCIGLNYRDHAEETGMPFPDEPVCFSKFSSSVTGSGQPIRIPSVAREVDYEAELVAVIGKTCRNVTQADALNYIAGYMNGHDVSARDWQIGRPGGQWLLGKTADTFAPTGPYLVTADEIKDANSLSIKLTLNGEVLQNSNTDKFIFTIEQVIAFVSQILTLEPGDIIFTGTPPGVGMARKPPVYLQPEDQACIEIQGLGMLHNTVEAWD
- a CDS encoding cold-shock protein is translated as MATGTIKKITEKGFGFINDGQQDIFFHLSSLDGITFDQLVEGQTVEFETEKSDRGLRAVRVTTSE
- a CDS encoding 3-keto-disaccharide hydrolase, with product MLCLSLFFCLCLGSIVSAAETSPEKKWISLFNGKDLDDWTIKIRGYDVNENFGNTFHVEDGLLKVGYDQYGEFEKKFGHLFYKTPFSHYIIRVEYRFTGEQSTGGPDWAFRNSGIMVHGQTPESMSKDQEFPVSIEVQLLGGKGTGTRTTANLCTPGTHVVMDDKLFKPHCVNSHSKTYHGDQWITVEVEVRGNKIIKHIIDGETVLSYTKPQLDPEDANAQKLIEQGAPLMLEKGTISLQSESHPIEFRKVELLNLEP
- the bfr gene encoding bacterioferritin — protein: MKGSQKIIDALNEGLTIELTAINLYFISSKMCKDWGFAKLAKHFYDESIEEMKHADQVIDRILYLEGVPEIARYDVIRVGKTVEEQIQNSLELEMKGVSTYNSAIELCHEEKDAGSRELMDQMVVESEESIDWCESQMELIKQVGIQNYLAGQIHE
- a CDS encoding (2Fe-2S)-binding protein, translated to MSTVTESQFERSTAVPVPGVATRRKFLCHCLKVTPEEVQQCITVSNAETVHEVTRGCGAGKGCTACHCRIKDLLAGACDDCGQSKRRCLCAAQPA
- a CDS encoding response regulator; the encoded protein is MSKKRILVIEDDRSLSEVLAYNLRQEKYDAVVALDGMDGLRQAQLKTPDLIILDLMLPQMDGLEVCRRLRSDPVTSNILILMLTAKSEETDQVVGFTLGADDYVTKPFSVKILLERIKALLRRRESNGEASDTIVSQGVMIDRRRHRVMIDDIPISLTRSEFELLEALVRQPGRVFSRAELIDAALGDDALVLERTIDVHIRALRQKLDKHSELIETVRGVGYRFRDPDTAFKKQTT
- the phoU gene encoding phosphate signaling complex protein PhoU; translated protein: MTKHLQRDMESLEREIITQSSLVEEMISKASRALFEVQVDLANEVMEKEHAINESEVKIEEDCLKILALHQPVAVDLRETATVLKINNDLERIADLAVNIAERTIGLSHYPNFRIPASLEPMTKVTVSMLRDAIDAFIDFDTEKARSVCKRDDIVDGYNREIINEIYQLMQTDPNLIKPALHFFSSARHIERIADHTTNIAEDVIYLTEGEIVRHRHKETFST
- the pstB gene encoding phosphate ABC transporter ATP-binding protein PstB; the protein is MASTPSVKNNMQPSDKTTSDHSKGPIVRPSIPEGKNMRTADELAQATEKISVSDLSFYYSENRALTDISLSIPERCVTAFIGPSGCGKSTFLRCLNRMNDMIEGTRVEGKILLEGQDIYSSRTDIVTLRKRIGMVFQKSTPFPKSIFDNVSFGPKIAGIRKKKDLFEIVERSLQRSALWDEVKDRLSESALNLSGGQQQRLCIARALANDPDILLMDEPASALDPASTARIEDLIFELKEQYTIVIVTHNMQQAARVSDQAAFFYQGLLIESGATEELFTNPKKQQTEDYITGRFG
- the pstA gene encoding phosphate ABC transporter permease PstA, translating into MSSKLDIYTTKRRGRITNMLFTSVCFLATITCVLMLVVLIWNIIVQGKDWLSWDFIDHLPSRFAHKAGIKSALWGSIWLISLTALFSVPLGVGAALYLEEYAPRSRWRKLIQLNIANLAGVPSIVYGILGLGLFVRALQLKGSVLSGALTLTLVVLPIIILASQEALRSVPDSIRRSAYALGATRWQTVWYQVLPASLPGIMTGVILSLSRALGEAAPLIAVGALAYVPFVPEKLSDEFTALPIQIFIWTSRPQEEFHHLAAAGILVLLVVLVSMNAIAIFVRHKYGKKIRW